The following proteins are encoded in a genomic region of Syngnathoides biaculeatus isolate LvHL_M chromosome 15, ASM1980259v1, whole genome shotgun sequence:
- the LOC133513097 gene encoding uncharacterized protein LOC133513097: MYRQQTEVSFSKKIKQVEDRFSADQESSAAHFQADILKLEWNYQSELRELSESHAEQKLCWEARLQRALESAEEWRIKTEEGGEGLHREWAEERLELEKVHREAMLALVKKNQQLQHQVEISATAAQTKEIELSHQLNNLHSRLQESLQAKEDLLAHSDKQAKDAEHLLIQTVEDFRLEREEFHSSHSQLQAQYEDLLSVSHRQTEGRILLLTERDDLKLKIEETDKILKQAVDDFELDRKELQEQVAFLIDELKKSQTQDLALGVSKNGEMVTPSISDNPVSEQDLKVEGDPMVESAEDLLQLKTSASENQDLHVSWTCNTNVSSKRCNNLETSNFDDPYDHPEVVLCQEDPRMTTDREVPETDGNAKDCASSHSQCQKKNASGTLEFYKEESGPHDVLAATSKSPSPKDQNADYDPGSEFGVEDLNGQQKNVSRETFDLDVDDELQNLSIFELQFAYCQTREERLLMQEKILLLQQKIELLQSLLEHNSRKIQTGRAYLEENYNLKVKMFLLMEHIKVLEMKASKLKELQTRYDDCLGENAELKAQNAELIKKVWRLKSSESDEVLSLTNDISRMQRENHKLSEMFMEFEAQMDSLDLGFPSSRISETSDLIDSSGEFEVETADFHEATSELPETNRTTRPNR, encoded by the coding sequence ATGTACAGGCAGCAGACAGAGGTGAGCTTCTCCAAGAAAATCAAGCAAGTCGAGGATCGTTTCTCGGCTGACCAAGAATCCTCAGCCGCGCACTTTCAGGCGGACATTTTGAAACTCGAGTGGAACTATCAGAGTGAACTGAGGGAGCTCTCGGAGAGCCACGCGGAGCAAAAGCTCTGCTGGGAGGCACGGTTGCAGAGAGCGCTCGAGAGTGCCGAAGAATGGCGGATAAAGActgaagaaggaggagaaggactTCATCGGGAGTGGGCAGAAGAACGGCTTGAACTGGAGAAAGTTCATAGAGAAGCCATGCTAGCACTGGTTAAAAAGAACCAACAATTGCAACACCAGGTTGAAATTAGTGCAACAGCTGCCCAGACCAAAGAAATTGAGCTCAGTCACCAGCTGAACAATCTTCACAGCCGACTCCAGGAGAGTCTCCAGGCCAAGGAGGATCTTCTAGCTCACTCTGACAAGCAAGCCAAGGACGCTGAGCATCTCCTCATCCAAACGGTAGAAGACTTCCGACTGGAGAGGGAGGAATTTCACAGCAGCCACTCGCAGCTCCAAGCGCAATACGAAGATCTGCTTTCAGTGTCCCACAGACAGACCGAAGGGAGGATCTTGCTGCTGACAGAACGTGATGATTTGAAGCTGAAGATTGAAGAGACGGATAAGATCCTCAAACAGGCGGTAGATGACTTTGAGCTGGACCGGAAGGAACTTCAGGAACAGGTGGCTTTCCTCATAGACGAATTGAAGAAAAGTCAAACACAGGATCTGGCTTTGGGTGTGTCTAAGAACGGGGAAATGGTTACACCGTCAATTTCCGATAATCCTGTCAGTGAGCAAGATCTGAAAGTGGAGGGTGACCCAATGGTTGAGTCTGCAGAAGACCTGTTGCAGCTGAAGACTTCTGCAAGTGAGAACCAAGACCTCCACGTCTCATGGACTTGTAACACAAATGTTTCAAGCAAACGGTGCAACAATTTAGAAACTTCAAACTTTGACGACCCCTATGACCACCCTGAAGTTGTCCTTTGTCAAGAAGACCCTCGGATGACCACTGACCGAGAGGTCCCAGAGACTGATGGAAACGCAAAGGACTGTGCTTCCTCACACAGTCAGTGCCAAAAGAAAAACGCATCAGGAACTTTGGAATTCTATAAAGAAGAAAGTGGACCTCACGATGTGCTTGCCGCTACCTCGAAAAGCCCCTCACCCAAGGATCAGAATGCTGACTATGATCCTGGTTCAGAATTCGGTGTGGAGGATTTAAACggacaacaaaaaaacgttAGTCGAGAAACTTTTGATCTAGATGTTGATGATGAACTCCAGAATTTGTCCATCTTTGAACTGCAGTTTGCATACTGTCAAACCAGAGAGGAGAGGCTTCTCATGCAGGAGAAGATCCTGTTGCTCCAGCAAAAGATTGAGCTCCTCCAGAGTCTTTTGGAGCACAACAGCAGGAAGATCCAAACTGGCCGTGCGTATCTAGAGGAAAACTACAACCTCAAAGTCAAGATGTTCCTGCTGATGGAGCACATCAAAGTGCTAGAAATGAAGGCATCCAAACTGAAAGAGCTTCAGACTCGCTACGACGATTGCTTGGGCGAAAACGCTGAGTTGAAAGCGCAAAATGCTGAACTCATAAAGAAGGTTTGGAGATTGAAAAGTAGCGAGAGTGATGAGGTTCTTTCTCTCACAAACGACATTAGCAGGATGCAACGGGAGAACCATAAACTCTCAGAGATGTTCATGGAGTTTGAGGCACAAATGGACAGTCTGGATCTCGGATTCCCCTCGAGCAGAATCTCTGAGACTTCTGATCTCATTGACAGCTCTGGTGAGTTTGAGGTGGAAACCGCTGATTTTCACGAAGCCACCTCAGAGCTGCCGGAGACGAACAGAACCACACGGCCCAATAGGTAA